A window of the Bombina bombina isolate aBomBom1 chromosome 3, aBomBom1.pri, whole genome shotgun sequence genome harbors these coding sequences:
- the LOC128651904 gene encoding putative protein FAM172B — protein sequence MEELMKFEAFLESSKSFEDLQYYFNERGELRHMITQKPFIYNYYKNEHDRNHKRYQILGNFITLYVYELLEKNCNLERITIPVDAKDDEPKSFFFMNKEVLSKQTSLIVLLQDSGVIRAGQWGQKIIYHHSLEKGTQIPYIKMALRDHGSVIVLNPNDNYVEMKQEELQRIVKKEDDLCFLETCNTNDILKANRLLIPKRCCSSPEEHTAYVWDHFISKTAAKNLVFIAHGYGGLVFLDLLCKKGKEVMDKVNAVAFIDSRHHGPHQATTDPEIQSWLRANCRSWVVNAKLLDRPTGSLMKLDCPKVSAGTENHELAPYCTLQSVFRFISRSSSNKRKAVTTPRTIVTRSSSRKKC from the coding sequence ATGGAAGAACTGATGAAGTTTGAAGCCTTTCTTGAATCATCTAAAAGCTTTGAAGATTTGCAGTATTATTTCAATGAAAGGGGAGAGTTAAGGCATATGATAACCCAAAAACCCTTTATCTATAACTATTACAAAAATGAACATGACAGGAATCACAAACGTTACCAGATTCTTGGAAATTTTATTACTCTTTATGTGTATGAACTTCTAGAGAAAAATTGCAACCTTGAAAGAATTACAATTCCAGTTGATGCTAAAGATGATGaaccaaaatctttctttttcatGAACAAGGAAGTCTTGAGTAAGCAGACAAGCCTTATTGTTCTTCTTCAAGACAGTGGGGTTATTCGAGCTGGACAATGGGGGCAGAAGATAATATATCATCATTCTCTGGAaaaaggaacacagattccatacATCAAAATGGCATTAAGGGACCATGGATCTGTAATCGTTTTGAATCCAAATGATAATTATGTTGAGATGAAACAAGAGGAGCTGCAAAGAATAGTGAAAAAGGAAGACGATCTTTGTTTTCTAGAGACATGTAACACAAATGATATACTTAAAGCAAATAGGCTTCTTATTCCAAAAAGATGTTGTAGCTCTCCAGAGGAGCACACTGCTTATGTTTGGGACCATTTTATTTCAAAAACTGCAGCAAAGAATTTGGTATTTATTGCACATGGTTATGGAGGGTTAGTTTTTCTGGATCTGTTATGTAAAAAAGGTAAGGAAGTTATGGACAAAGTAAATGCAGTAGCATTCATAGATTCAAGGCACCATGGTCCACATCAAGCAACAACAGATCCTGAAATACAGAGCTGGCTGCGTGCGAATTGTAGGAGTTGGGTAGTTAACGCCAAGCTTTTAGATAGACCTACAGGTTCATTAATGAAGCTAGACTGCCCTAAAGTATCTGCTGGAACTGAAAACCATGAACTGGCTCCTTATTGCACCCTCCAGTCTGTATTTAGATTTATCAGCAGGTCCTCCAGTAATAAGAGAAAAGCAGTAACCACCCCAAGAACAATTGTAACCAGAAGCTCTTCAAGAAAAAAATGTTAA